TCAAGTACCAACAGGACAATAGAATTTGCCGCAATTGTTAAGCAATCAAAGGTGATTGCCACACTTAATTCATTATTGCCACACTTAATTCATCATCTTTGCAGCACTTGGAAAGATAATATGCAGGGTTACTCATACcaatatatttcttatttacACAATCTGCATTAAGAAGTTTATTGTACCATCTAATTTATCTTATATATTTAGTCAGAAAGGCTCAACGTAGGAGCCCACAATTGTGGGATACTATTTGATGTGAGGACTCATGAGAAAACTCCTGTCTGTCAGcatctaaatatttttaacaacaggACACTCTTTGTGTGAAATTGGAATTACAGTTATTATCAAGAGTTTCCTGATCGAACCTGGAGAGTTGGAACAGTTGCGTTTAGCTAACAGTTTTCATCTCTGACTGTATATATAGCTATTTATATATCCCCTTAAAAATTAGTCAGTTAGGCTCAACCTACAAACCTGGGATCCAGTGATTGAGGCATTTTTTTTCCTTCagggaaataaataaatatttcaagtaTACCCTAACGGATTAccaaaaattcataaacagggTAATTCAATTTAACCAATAGTCTCTTGCACTGGAACACAGTTATACAATCTATCAACATCTGTTGCTTCTATCCTCAGCAAAATTACAGCCAGTGACCATAGCAAGAACTCAAAAAAATTCTCAgaatacatcagagaaataaagatagcagacaacaaatgcatggtatcatttgatgtcacatcagTCTACACAAATGATGCTGCATTtggtgaaaagacaaagattccagtactggattttctgcgtttggttGAACATGTTTTAACAAAAACACGGTATCTGTTTAATAACAAACTTCTACACTCAAATTGACAGAGTTGCCATGGAAGGTCCTATACATCGTTGGTAGATGCTGCAATATACATGCAAGATCTTTAGACGATAGCATTACATCAATTTACCAGTACCTTAACTACGAACCAAACAACAGTAaaattgcaaagaaagtgttatctcttcattactgaatcaaGCCAACAGCATAGTCAGTGACAAAAaggacaaaaaacaaaaaatttagcatgTGAAGAATGCATTAATCACAAATGAATACAGTCAGAATGACACCACACaagtataaaataaattaaaaagaagatcCAACGGAGACAATAGGGAAACATCAGGGGAATTTATCATATTAGAATTCCCACCTTTCGTACAAGGTACCAGCAAGATCCCTTGTCGAGTTTACGAAATTCTGTGTAAAGATTTTGATGCAGTATAATATAggtgaaacaataacaaaattttaagcAACGAGTTCAAGAACATATTTGATTGTGGACCACAGCTGGAGGAGGAATCAACATCCAGAGGAGGAAtcagaatccagaacaacgccTTGGAAGATGAaggaaaccatcaacagtgtggAATGTGACAAACACAAAAAGCATATCGTATCAACTTCCTAAGATTTTGTTACCAGCCCTgcagaagaagtagttatcttcatctaggtccgaaaatgttaattactgtTATTAACTGTAATTAACAGCTTCttcctgattggttaatttttatgaattttgattCTCTGCAATTATCTAAATAGATGCTCAACATCAtcttactttgcccgatgatgggaaaaggatctcccgaaatgTTGCCTACTAAACTGTTATgtttaagaaatgataaactttccacaataATATGAATACTAAACAGACAAaccaaaataatatatttaataggataaagaattatttttaaagtgGGAAGTAAATTTAATTATGTGTCCTTCAAATTTACCTTCTATGGCATAATTAGCTCGAAAAATAAAATGGCAAGCGTTTGTTTTAGCCAGACTAAAAATGTCAAGaatgtcaaaaaatatatgGAGTTATATTGAATGGACGTAGTGTTTCAgcccttgtttttttttacactttttttacaGTCACtataaaatcttaaaatctGTTGAAATTTAAAATACGAATTATCAGGCACAAGAAACAAAGAGTTTCCACTGTTTTCATAGCTGAaatttaaaagatgtttaatttttattttatttgcaggTGACACCAAGGTGACGTCAGGAGTATATGGTCCTGCTGAAGTGAAAGTCAGTAAAGAACTCATCGATCGATCCTATCTAGAATGTATTTTGAAACCAAAGTCTGGAATGTCAGGTGTGtttctcaattttttatttgtttgctaTGTAATAACGCTCACAAGGCTTTAATTTCAGTTTTTCTGTGTAAGGAAAATTACTTTAATTCTGTCTGTGGGTGGTGTAAGGGCCACTTTACATGTCATAAACAAAGCCCTACTTTCACTTGGTGGTGGAGGGGGAGTGTCTATGGCATCTCGAATTAGGAATAACTTTATTATTgcatgacattaaaattttctgaTTATTGATTTATACAGTTTCtgatacttttttttttttttttgctgaaattttcctggtatatattttaaaaaactattttcaaAGTCGTAATTTAGGTTCTATATTTGTTCTATATATGCTAATAAATGTTGTTGTACCTAAGGATACGCAcgagtaatatttttttacagttaATATATATGACGTCATTACTGGTACTAATGACGTCATTTCctaaaatttttttctgcatgtGTTTGTATGAAGCGGCTCTATCAATATGAGAACTTTCAACTCATGAGTTTTTCAAGGGAATATctcgatttttttttgttagtcGCAGGCACTTAACGCCCCTCGCCTAAGTCACACGGCGACGAAGACCCCAGTTATAAGAGGGTTAAAAAGCTAACATTTTTAAGAGAATGTCGCATAAAACGAGTTTGAATCTTTGCAGTAAGCTTTGCCTGAAAATTCTGGAATTGTGACCGGTGTATAACCTAAATGCTGCAAAACACGTAAAATGCATATTGCGAAAAAAGAATTGGAGTTGAAGATATTACTGTGTTGATTACTGTGAACCTTCTGAAGGATGAAAcggtaaaaacaataaaaaaacgttttctatCAAAAACCTTTTATTATCGCACACTCTATATACATATAATATAAATGCCAGCAcatataaaaatgtatatacatcTATGCAAATGCTCTCATTCTTTGACTAGTCTTATTATTACATACCTTTTCACAGGCGTGAAAGAAAAGGCCTTAGAAGAATTCATGACACATGCTTGTCGGGATATTTTATTGTCGGCACTACATCCTCGATCAGCTGTTCAAATCGTCATGCAAATCATGCATAATGATGGCTCGGTATGTGTTCATGTTTACACTTGATTGTACCTTAGAAGTGGCCTCCAAAGTAGGCTTATCTCTACTAGTATACCTAGCAATAAACATTAAGGGAGGCTACCATGTAGCCTTCACGAATGGAACACAACAACATAACGCCACTGAATCTTACTTCTTCCCGGACATCATTTTGATTTCTTCCTTTTTGCAGCTTAAGAGTTTAATTCTTTccttaaattttataaacagTTGCTCTCAACTTTGCTCAATGCCGCCTGTATGAGTATGGTTCATGCTGGTCTTCCAATGCGTTGCATGCTGGTAGCTGTGTGTTGTGTAATTTCAAAAGATGACCAATACATTGTCGATCCAACAGCTGAGCAGGAAGTGGTAAGCTGTCTTCTGTATGATGTATGGGTTTTTTGTACACGCTTCTAATAGATCTACCTTAAGGCTGAAATACCCGACACAATTTTGTTATACTCGCTTCATATATGAAAAGAATATACACGTTCAGAAAAGGTATGGCacttttataaattttcttcttatttcttttcttcttatttGCTAGTTTTTTCGTGCACTCCTTCTTCTTCTAGTCACGACCGCGCAACGCTTAGTACGTCGTGCTTTGCAATCAAAGTGGACTTTCCCCTTTATTATGCTTTTCGCACGTCTATTTGTGCACCAAAGATGGTAGCTATCAGAAGCGGCGAGCAAATTCCCCTCAGTCTCACTGTTTTATGACTAGTTATTAAAATGTTGGAATACATTAATATAAAAGAATGTTTTGTTTGTGATTTCAGGGCGCTCGATGTACGTTCACCTTATCGTTTGAGTCCAAAAATATCAACTTAATTTCATCGCACACGACAGGTCGCTTTACAATAGAAGAGGTGAGAATTCAATTACACCATTTAAATAATCTCCTCACTTCTTTAGTAATCCATTTGTTTCTTATTGTGATGCTGACAGGAATAATAATGAAATTCAGGTTCAAGCATAAGTTCGCCACTAGACGTATATAAACGTTTGGGTTGTGTTCGAACACAGTATATATGACACTCGCAATGTTCGGAATTGTGCACATCATGAATAACGTTGAAAGCAGCATAGAAAACGCAGGCAGACCAATTTGGTTGTTTTTCGTCCGTTTCCTTTGAAATGGCTGCTCGTATGTCTTTGTAAGTTCATTCGATCTATTTTGTCTGGCGTCTGTTTTTATTGCAGTCTCGTCAGTGTCTTTATTTTCTTGTTCCATAATCGATTCATTTTTGTTGTTCACCGTGAAATACGTATTTCGCATATATGCTCCCACCGTGGACGGTACCACCCTTAGCCGGTGTTTTCTGATTATCCTGTAGATGTAAATATTCACAGTGAGAACGAGAATGCAGGTAAGGACCATCGCAGATACTAAGATGATAGCATCGAAGATTGCTGTTGGTTTATCGAGAACGTGTAACAGTTCGGAAAACGCCACCATCAATGCAACCAAGATATATCCTATTACAGATAACACCGTGATTTTGTTCTTCGAAACAACAGTGTGATAATTTAACGGAAAGCGAATCAAAACGAATCGATCGCTGGTGATTAGTATAAATGTGTAGTATGTAAACATGAGCAAGGACGATCTAAAAATCTGTGACTGCGTGCTTACCTCCCATATATCATTCCCTGTGAGAAGCAACTCGCTTTCGACATACACGCACGCTATCGTAGCTGTAATGTGAGATACCAACAAGTTGATGAGACATACTTTTGGAGTGGCGTCGTTTAGTTTTTGTTTCTTCAAAGCGATTAAACACAATAGAATCACGTTCAAGAAAAACGACAAGCTAGAAACCAACATATTCGTGATGTTAATGTATGAAGGAGCCATTCTGTGTTGTTTTCTGTTCTGATGAAAGATTGGAATAGAAATAGAAAACAAAATCTTTGACAAAGCCAATATATTTCTTTCAAAAGGTTACAAGGAATATTTTCGTGGCAATATTTTCCTTCTTTCAGAACATTTAAGCAGATgctaattttttctttatcaattccttttgttgtaatttttatAAGGTAAAAATCAGATTTCGTTTAGATTTCCAGGTGCAACAAGAGAATGGAATTCCTCGTAAACATCTTATATATACTCATTGTTTCAGAACTTGCCCaaataaattattgtaaaaaaaatgaaattaaaaaacgaTGGAGGGTGGAGATTGGACCAATCTTTAATGAAATGCATTGCTACAGTCACGTGGAAGGCATGCGCAGATGTTGACGTGTGTGTACaatatacaaacaaacaaagatgTCACCTATATATGCATGcagcaaatattttttgtgtttttaagcCTAACATGATGTTCttctttaattactttttttaatttatcagtttttattctttaaaacctttttcatATTGGTGTTATTTTTGGTAACATGACTTTAGAATATATGTTGACCAATAAGTGCCACAACAGAATAAAAATGAAGCTAAAAAACAGTACATCAGAAGGAAAGGTCGTGCCAAAAAAAGCCACACGGAAAGAAAAAGTGACGGCAAAGAAAGTAACGTCAAAAAAATTCACGTCAAACACGTCACTCCTAAAATAAGCGATGTCAGAATAAATGTCACGTCAAAATACGTCATTCTCAAAAAAGCcacatcagcaaaaaattgaaaataaatcaCGTAAAAAAAAGTCGCAAAAAAGTCACGCGAAAAGAAAAAGAACTCGTGAAAAAAATCCCAAAATATAAGTGATATGcttgttttatttctttgaaGGTCTAAATGCTGCCCTCTTATAATACCCCCTGACTTAAATTGAATTTGAGAGAATAACGTTTAGCCGAACTGTATTTTAATTTTCGACAATCTTCGTCAATTTAGTTCCACATAATTGCACAGAGGCAATGCTgttaaagaatgttttttttactttacatcACTCCTTCACACCATTTTTGGTGTGATAGATACTtccttgttattatttttacggaaaatattcaaaaagcAAACCTTTTTTCATAAAGTAGTATTCCGACCACGAACAACAGTTCCGTGTTTTCTATGGGAGAACTTCCAATCGCAAAAGTGTCTCgtttattataaaaaaccttttattcGGAAAAATATTCTCCGCGaatatttt
This is a stretch of genomic DNA from Hydractinia symbiolongicarpus strain clone_291-10 chromosome 9, HSymV2.1, whole genome shotgun sequence. It encodes these proteins:
- the LOC130656918 gene encoding exosome complex component RRP46-like, translated to MRQLECELALLQKPDGSALFQQGDTKVTSGVYGPAEVKVSKELIDRSYLECILKPKSGMSGVKEKALEEFMTHACRDILLSALHPRSAVQIVMQIMHNDGSLLSTLLNAACMSMVHAGLPMRCMLVAVCCVISKDDQYIVDPTAEQEVGARCTFTLSFESKNINLISSHTTGRFTIEEYFKCLQLSRESAKQVFEFQRSSIHRFLSRDVEETNEEINSVNEEERSEE